TCGTAGTTGTTGGCGAGCACCAGCGCCGCCACCTCGTCGGTCATCTCGGCGAGCAGCCGGTTGCGCGCCGGGCGGGTCAGCCGGCCCGCGCGCATCGCCGCCGCCAGCGCGATCTTGATGTTGACCTCGAGGTCGGAGGAGTTGACGCCGCCCGAATTGTCGATGGCGTCGGAATTGCCGCGCCCGCCGGCAAGGCCGTATTCGATGCGGGCGCGCTGGGTCATGCCGAGATTGGCCCCCTCGCCCACCACCCTGGCGCGGATCTCCGACCCGGTGATGCGGATGGCGTCGTTGGCGCGGTCGCCGGCGTCGGCGTTGCTCTCGTTCGAGCCGCGCACATAGGTGCCGATGCCGCCGAACCACAGGAGGTCGACCGGCGCCTTGAGGATGGTGTTCATGATCTCGGCCGGCGAGGCCGTGGTCTTGTTGAGCCCGATGGCCTCGGCCGCCTGCGGCGTCAGCGTCACCGACTTTGCCGCGCGCGAGATCACCATCCCGCCCTCGGACAGCTTCGCCCGGTCGTAGTCCTGCCAGGAGAGCTGGGGGTTCTCGAACAGCCGCTTGCGCTCCTCGAAGGACGCGGCCGCGTCCGGCGCGGGATCGATGAAGATGTCGCGATGGTCGAAGGCGGCGATCAGCCGGGTGCAGGGCGAGCGCAGCATGCCGTTGCCGAACACGTCGCCCGACATGTCGCCGACGCCCACGGCGGTGAACGGCTCGCTCTGGATGTCGCGGTTCAGCTCGCGGAAGTGGCGCTTGACCGCCTCCCACGCCCCCCGCGCCGTGATGCCCATCTTCTTGTGGTCGTAGCCGGCCGAACCGCCCGAAGCGAAAGCGTCGTCGAGCCAGAAGCCGTGGCCCTGGCTGATCCCGTTCGCCGTGTCGGAGAAGGTGGCCGTGCCCTTGTCGGCGGCGACGACGAAATAGGGGTCGTCGCCGTCGTGACGCGTGACGCCCTCCGGCGTCGTCAACGCGTCGCCGTCGATATTGTCGGTGACCGAAAGCAGGCTGGAGATGAAGTTGACATAGGCCGCGCGCCCGGCGGCGAACACCTCGGCGCGGCCGCCGCCGGCGGGAAGCAGCCGCGGATAGAAGCCGCCCTTGGCCCCCACCGGCACGATGACCGCGTTCTTGACCTGCTGCGCCTTGACGAGGCCGAGCACTTCGGTGCGGTAGTCCTGCGCCCGGTCCGACCAGCGCAGGCCGCCACGTGCCACCGGGCCGTAGCGCAGGTGGACGCCCTCGACCTCCGGCCCGTAGACGAATATCTCGCGCCACGGCTTCGGGTCGGGCAGGCCGGTGACGGCGCGCGAATCGAGCTTGATCGCCAGCGAGCGCGGCCCTTCCGTCTCCGGTGCGTAATAGTTGGTGCGCAGGCTCGATTCGATCAGGTTGCGGTAGCGGCGCAGGATGGTGTCATCGTCGAGGCTCGGCACTTCTTCCAGCGCGTCGCCGATCGCGGCGTTGAGATGCCTGGCCGTAACCGCGCGGTCCTCGCCGAAGGCCGGGTCGAACCGGGCTTCGAACAGCGAGAACAGGGCGCGGGCGATATCGGGATAGCGGTTCAGCGCCGCGGCGATGAAATCCTGGCTCTGCGGAATGCCGGCCTGCTGGAGATAGCGGCCATAGGCGCGCAGCAGCTGGATCTCGCGGGCGTGGAAGCCGGCGCTGCGCACCAGCGCCGCATAGGCGTCGTTGTCGGTCTCGCCGCGCCAGATCGACAGGAACACCTCTTCGAGTAGCGCGCCGCCGTCGCCGAGGTCGATGGGCCGGCCGGCCTCGCCCGCCAGCTCCATGTCGTGGATGAAGACGGGCGCGGCATCCTCCTCGCCGGGGATCTCGAACGTGCGCTCGCTGATGACGCGAAAGCCCATGTTCTCCAGCAGCGGCACCCGCCGCGACAGGCCGACCGGCTCGCCGTGATGGTAGATCTTCAGCGACGCGTGGTCGTCGCCCTCGCCCGCGGCGCGGTAGAAGTCGATGGCGATGGGATTGTCGGCCGACAGCGCCGCCACCTGCCGCGCGTCCTCGAGAGCGGTTTCCGGCGCGAAGGAGTTGCGATAGCTCCGCGGCAGCCGGTTGGCGAGCGCGACCAGCGCGCTTTCCGCGCCGGAATCGGCGGCAACCTCGGTGAGCGCGTCCTCCCATGTCCGCACGATGGCGCGGATGCCGGCCTCCAGCGCGCCCGGCTCCACCTTCGGCGTCCGCCCGCCGGAGCGGCCGATGATGAAGTGGACGCGCGCCAGCCCGCCCTCGGGGAAGCTCGGATAGTAAGCCGACAAACGACCGTCGAACGCCGTCTTCAGAAAGGCGCCGATGCGCTCGCGCACGATGGAATCGTAGCGGTCGCGCGGCACGAAGACGAGGACCGAGACGAAGCGGTCGAATTGGTCCACCCGGAACAGGACGCGCACCCGAGGCCGCTCGCCCAGGGCCAGGATCGCCTCGGCATGCTTGCGCAGGGTCGGCACGCTGATCTGGAAGAGCTCGTCGCGCGGGTAGGATTCCAGCACGTTGATCAGCGCCTTGCCCGAATGGTCGCCGGCGTCGAAGCCCGACTTCGCGATCACCGCGCCCGCCTTCGAGCGCAGATAGGGGATGTCCATCACCGAGCTGGTATAGGCGGTGGAGGTGAAGAGGCCCACGACGCGCAATTCGCCCGCGAGCTTGCCCTTGGCATCGAACACCTTGATCCCGACATAATCGAGATAGGCGCGGCGATGCACCACCGACTTGGCGTTGGCCTTGGTAACGATCAGCGGCTCCGG
The window above is part of the Aquamicrobium sp. genome. Proteins encoded here:
- a CDS encoding NAD-glutamate dehydrogenase, whose translation is MPGARKAAKAEKHAPKAAKLEELLRLRAPAEDVAAYDEAVFSHAAGLAEAALSRHRRGESVIAIENDPALRHGGRQVSAITIVNDNMPFLFDSLLGEIADSAGEPLLVLHPVVLVSRGKGGAAAFAGEALPGKADPAAAERVSVIHVHVARLGEEAATALKARLAYILGQVRAAVTDWKPMLARIDQAIHDFRYASVPLDRAEVAEGIAFLEWLRDDNFTFLGMREFKYVGGEKTGVLEVSKKAGLGILADPGVLVLRRGAEAVTTTPEIRAFLHGPEPLIVTKANAKSVVHRRAYLDYVGIKVFDAKGKLAGELRVVGLFTSTAYTSSVMDIPYLRSKAGAVIAKSGFDAGDHSGKALINVLESYPRDELFQISVPTLRKHAEAILALGERPRVRVLFRVDQFDRFVSVLVFVPRDRYDSIVRERIGAFLKTAFDGRLSAYYPSFPEGGLARVHFIIGRSGGRTPKVEPGALEAGIRAIVRTWEDALTEVAADSGAESALVALANRLPRSYRNSFAPETALEDARQVAALSADNPIAIDFYRAAGEGDDHASLKIYHHGEPVGLSRRVPLLENMGFRVISERTFEIPGEEDAAPVFIHDMELAGEAGRPIDLGDGGALLEEVFLSIWRGETDNDAYAALVRSAGFHAREIQLLRAYGRYLQQAGIPQSQDFIAAALNRYPDIARALFSLFEARFDPAFGEDRAVTARHLNAAIGDALEEVPSLDDDTILRRYRNLIESSLRTNYYAPETEGPRSLAIKLDSRAVTGLPDPKPWREIFVYGPEVEGVHLRYGPVARGGLRWSDRAQDYRTEVLGLVKAQQVKNAVIVPVGAKGGFYPRLLPAGGGRAEVFAAGRAAYVNFISSLLSVTDNIDGDALTTPEGVTRHDGDDPYFVVAADKGTATFSDTANGISQGHGFWLDDAFASGGSAGYDHKKMGITARGAWEAVKRHFRELNRDIQSEPFTAVGVGDMSGDVFGNGMLRSPCTRLIAAFDHRDIFIDPAPDAAASFEERKRLFENPQLSWQDYDRAKLSEGGMVISRAAKSVTLTPQAAEAIGLNKTTASPAEIMNTILKAPVDLLWFGGIGTYVRGSNESNADAGDRANDAIRITGSEIRARVVGEGANLGMTQRARIEYGLAGGRGNSDAIDNSGGVNSSDLEVNIKIALAAAMRAGRLTRPARNRLLAEMTDEVAALVLANNYEQTLALSLARRRGLADLAHQERFMQALEGRGLLDRAVEALPGSAAVAERQARGEPLTRPELGVLLAYAKLTLFDDIVAAPLTDDPYFEADLFAYFPAKMAKKYAAEIRGHRLRREIVATQLANDAVNRGGPSFIARMQDLTGHSAAEAVAAYAVVRDGFDLPALYGEIDALDTRIDGDIQLELYQSVGRLVHAATAWLLKNDDGTAPLGRRIAALREARKALEGRLEPMLYAFVSGRLEERTHELFKAGAPEALARKVSFLWVTESIPDMMRIAAETGGDLVKAARAFFAVSDAFRVARINEAARAISTADYYDGLALARALETIGAARRGIAVAALAGHGEAADPVAAWLEAGGARVARTRERLQALTEGGELTVSRLTVAAGLMADLG